The genomic stretch CGTGATTTTTTCAAAGAGATTGCTTTGAACCAACGTGACACGGTCTTCAGCGAATTTCAAATTTTCTTTGGCTACTTGCAGGGCTTCTGCGGAAATATCCGCGGCAACAATGTTTGCCGTTGGCAATTCCTTGGCCAAGGCGGCGGCAATGGCGCCACTGCCTGTGCATAAATCAAGTATTTTAGGTCTATGGTTCACAGTCCATAGTCCATGGTCCAGTATCTCCAGCGCTTTCTCCACCAGATTTTCCGTTGCTGGTCGTGGAATCAAAACCGCCGGCGTCACTTTAATTTTCAGCGACCAGAATTCTTTGTAGCCGACAATATAGGCAATGGGTTCATTTTTCAGCCGACGTTCCACATAACTCTTAAACACCTCCAAATTACCATATGGTAACAGGTACCCTGTGGTAGCCGCGTCAAGACCCGGCTTTGCCGGGTCGCGAAGCATCCGCCAGCTTTTTGGCGGATGCGGAGTACAATAAACTTCGTGCCGTTCGCAACCCAGCGCGTGCGCCAGCAATACCTCGGCGTCGAGTTGGGGCGATTCCATGCCCGCCTTTGTGAGCTGTTCGATGGCTTCATTTAAATGGGACAAAACAGGTTTCACAGATTTTCTGCCTTGAGTGCTTCGGTTTGGAAATGAGTTCGGATGGGGGAGAGGACCTCTTCTAAATGCCCGTCCATAATTTTATCGAGTTGGTAAAGCGTGAGCCCGATGCGGTGATCGGTTAGGCGGTTTTGCGGAAAATTGTAGGTGCGGATTTTTTCGCTCCGGTCTCCGGTTCCCACCATGCCTTTGCGCGTTTTTGCAATTTCAGCCTGTTGCTCTTGCAACATTTTGTCGAAGAGTTTGACTTTCAACAGTTTCATCGCGCGCGCCTTGTTTTTGTGCTGTGAGCGCTCATCCTGACAGGCAACCACAAGTCCTGAAGGGATATGGGTGATCCGGACCGCTGATTGTGTTTTGTTAACGTGTTGTCCTCCGGGTCCACCCGCGGTGTAGGTGTCGATCCGAAGATCTTTATCTTCAATCTGAACTTCCACTTCGTCGGGTTCCGGCAAAACCGCCACGGTGACGGCAGAAGTGTGTACGCGTCCCTGTTGTTCTGTTTTGGGAACTCTTTGCACGCGATGCACACCGCTTTCATATTTTAAAAGACTGTAGACATTTTGTCCGTTGATCTGGACGATGATTTCTTTAAGTCCGCCGATGCCAATAACACTGGATTCCACAACCTCCACTTTCCATCGCTGTGTTTCCGCAAAGCGCGAATACATGCGGAAAAGATCGGAGGCAAAAAGAGCGGCTTCATCTCCGCCGGTGCCTGCGCGAATTTCCAAGAAAACGTTTTTGTCATCGTTGGGATCTTTGGGAAGGAGAAGAAATTTCAATCGTTCTCCCAGATCAGAAATTTTCTTTTCCAAAATCGGAACTTCTTCCTTGGCCATTTGACGAATTTCGGGATCGTTCTCCTGCTCCAGCAGTTCCTTGTTTTGCTGTAAGTCTACTTCAACCAGTTTGTATTGTTGATAAGTCTCCACGAGCGGCACAAGGTCCGATCTCTCTTTGGAAAGTTTTTGAAAGAGTTGATTGTCTCCGATTACTTTCGGATCCGAAAGTTTGCGGTTCAAATCTTCATAATGCCCAATTAATTTTTCAATTTTGGTGTACATAAAAACAGGACTATGGACCATGGACAAGGGACTATGGACCTGAAATGGAGGGTCTATAGTCTATAGTCCATTGTCCATGGTCCTTCTGCTAGTGTCTCGGTTTCTTTTTGAAATTGGCGTACTTCTTTTGGAAACGTTCTACGCGGCCGGCGGAATCGACGAGCTTATGTTTGCCGGTAAAGAAAGGATGGCAGTTGGAACAAATTTCAATGGCATAAGCCTTGGGACCTGTGG from Deltaproteobacteria bacterium encodes the following:
- the rpmE gene encoding 50S ribosomal protein L31; the protein is MKEGIHPTLNEVVITCACGNQIKTLSTGPKAYAIEICSNCHPFFTGKHKLVDSAGRVERFQKKYANFKKKPRH
- the prfA gene encoding peptide chain release factor 1 gives rise to the protein MYTKIEKLIGHYEDLNRKLSDPKVIGDNQLFQKLSKERSDLVPLVETYQQYKLVEVDLQQNKELLEQENDPEIRQMAKEEVPILEKKISDLGERLKFLLLPKDPNDDKNVFLEIRAGTGGDEAALFASDLFRMYSRFAETQRWKVEVVESSVIGIGGLKEIIVQINGQNVYSLLKYESGVHRVQRVPKTEQQGRVHTSAVTVAVLPEPDEVEVQIEDKDLRIDTYTAGGPGGQHVNKTQSAVRITHIPSGLVVACQDERSQHKNKARAMKLLKVKLFDKMLQEQQAEIAKTRKGMVGTGDRSEKIRTYNFPQNRLTDHRIGLTLYQLDKIMDGHLEEVLSPIRTHFQTEALKAENL
- a CDS encoding peptide chain release factor N(5)-glutamine methyltransferase, translating into MKPVLSHLNEAIEQLTKAGMESPQLDAEVLLAHALGCERHEVYCTPHPPKSWRMLRDPAKPGLDAATTGYLLPYGNLEVFKSYVERRLKNEPIAYIVGYKEFWSLKIKVTPAVLIPRPATENLVEKALEILDHGLWTVNHRPKILDLCTGSGAIAAALAKELPTANIVAADISAEALQVAKENLKFAEDRVTLVQSNLFEKIT